ACATTTTGGGCATCAAGGATTGCTGAATTCAATTGACTGTAATTTGCCATTTTTTCTGCATGTTTTTGATTAATTAAATCATTAAGTTTTTGAGCTTTTTGAAGTTCAAATTTGGCAATTACAATTTTTGATTCTAATTTTGCAATATCTTTAAGATATTTTTGATTAATTAAATTCAATTTAGCAATCGTTTTGTTAGCGTTTTTGGTTGATACTGTGTATCTTGCGTTGTGATTTTGTGTTTTGTTTTTTGCGTTCAATTTAGCGATAGCTATATTATAACGTTTCAATTTAGAATAAGCTTTATATCTAGGGTCGCTCAATAATGCAAATTTTCCTCTAAAGTACACAATTGGTTTGAATTGAGTAAACATAATTGCAGTAGCTGCTAAGTATAGAATCATTGATGTAATAACTTGGACATCATCTGGTTTTAGGTATAGAGGAGCTTTTTGCAATTTGTAGTTTGCTGTATATAGTGCTGTATAGAATAATGATGTAAAAACAATACCGATTGGAGAGTTTAAAGCCAATAGGCTGATTGCGATACATTCAAAACCTAAGTTAAGAGGTTGGGTAACTGAGTCAAATCTTGCTGATAGACCTAAAACATAGTTGAAGAATCCTGCGACTCCGGCAATCATGGCTGAGAAGGCTAAAACTAGCATTGTTAATTTTTTATCATTAACCCCCATGTATTTACCATTTGATTTAGATATACCTTGCATTCTAATTTTGTAACCTAAACTTGTAAAACTGAAGACAAAGGCAACAGCAATTACTAATACTAATAAAATTATTAGACCAGCAATAGAAAATGCTTTTTTGACTTCTTGACTGATACCAACTATACCTGGGTTAGTACCTGTGTTAACATCATTAAAGTAATATGATATTTGGTTTAAACTGAATTCTGGTCAAATAACATTTGCAGATTTTTGTTGGAAACAAACCATTGCAATGCCAACAATAATTCAGTTAATCATAATAGTAGAAATAACTTCATGCACATTTAAATATGCCTTCAAAACCCCTGCTATTAGACCTGCTATAAAAGCAAAAATCATAGAAAAGACTAGAGCTAATAATAACAATCATACTGGAATTGAGGTATATGATGTGTAACCTAATTTAATGAAAATACCAAATGAAGTTGCACCTGTAATCATCATTTGACCTGGGATACCAATATTGAACAATCCAGCCTTAAAGCTGATTGCACAAGCTAATGATGAGAAACCAAAAATCAATAAGTAGTTTAAAATAACTTCTTTGTTACTTGGCGATTTTAAACTATCAACAACATTAGTAAAGATTGCGAACGGGTTGATAATTCTGTGTTCAAGTAACGATGTTTTTAGGAAGATATAAACTAATGAAAGTACTATCCCGAAAAACAAGGCTCAAAGAGAAGAAGCAACCTTACGACCAGTTGATTTTGTTTTGTCCATTTTGACGAATGAACTGATTTTTTCACTAATCTTGTTGAATGTTTCAATCATAATGTTTTTGTGTTTTGTCATTTACTGCTCCCTCCTTTCTATTTTTAAAGTCTTTATAAATTTGATCAAATGAAGATTTGGCTTCACTTAATTCTTGTTTTCTTTGTTGAATGATAGCTTTATGATTATCTGAAGCTAATTTATAGTTATTTTTAAGTTCTACTAATGTTTCTTTATCAACATCTTTAGAGTGTTGAGCAATGTATAAACTTGATTTAATTGAAGTTTTATCTAATAAAGCTTTTTCAATTAATTTAGCATATTTTTTATTTAGATATGTAATGTAACTATCTTTAGAATCTTCAATATCATTAGGGTTAAATCATGAATCTTGTTCGTTTTGCGTACTTGATGACATGTATTTACCAATTTCTTCACGAGATGAAGTTTTAGCGTCGTTAATTGAAAGAATTTTACCTTCATTAATAACAGCAATTGTATCTGCTAGCGCCAATACTTCGTCTAATTCATATGAAATTAGAAGAATTGCCTTGCCCTTTGCTTTTTCATTTAAGATTTGAGTATGAATATTAGTAATTGCACCAATATCCATACCACGTGTTGGTTGGACAATGATGATGAAATCATGTTCAAACATCATTTCACGTCCAACGATGAATTTTTGTTGATTACCACCCGAGAGTGAACGAGCGATACTTTTAGCACCTTGTGAACTTCTAACGTCATATTTTTCAATAATTTCGTTAGTGAATTCTTTTATGGCTTTAGTTTTAAATACTCCGCCTTTTACGAATTCCTTGTCTCAAAGTCTTCTAATTACTGAGTTTTCTTGAATAGTGAAATCAAGAATTACACCATGGTGGTGTCTATCGGCCGGAATGTAGGCAACATGTTGTCTACTTCTATCTCACGCACCACTTTTTGTAATATCTTTAAACTCATATTCATTTGTGCTATGATTAAATATTTTTAAGTGAACTGAACCTTTGTGAGGCTGTTCAACTCCGCCACAAATGTATTCTAATTCTTCTTGTCCGTTTCCAGCAACCCCTGCAATAGCAAAGATTTCGCCCGCGTGAACATCAAAAGAAATGTTTTTTAAGTTTTTATTTAATTTAGTTGTTGTTATGTTTTTTAGAGAAAACACAACTTCTTTTTTCTCACTTGGTATGTCATTTTTAACTTCAACAACATCGCTACCAACCATTGCTCTAATAATTTGATCCATTGTTGTATCTTTTAAAACAAAGTTTCCAGCAACTTTTCCTAAACGTAAAACAGTTGCAGTATCAGCGACTTGTTCAATTTCTTTTAATTTGTGAGAAATAAAAATTATTGTTTTGCCTGCTTTTTTAAATATTTCAAATGAGTGTAATAACCCTTGAATTTCTTCATCAGTTAAAACAGCAGTTGGTTCGTCAAAAACCAAAATGTCATTTCCACGATAAAGCATTTTCATAATTTCAACTTTTTGTTGAGTTGAAACTGTAGCATCTCCAGATTTTTGGAATAAATCGAAGTGCAATTTATATGTATTTTGAAGTGCTTTTATTTTTTTGATTGCAATGTCTCTATTTAAGACACCCGCATTTTTTGTTCACTCCTCACCAAGGATTATGTTATCTAAGTTTGTATATACGTCAACTAATTTAAAGTGTTGGTGAACCATCCCGATACCCATTTCATTAGCATCGTTTGGTCCAGAAAAAAGCACCTTGTTGCCATTTATAAGGATTTCTCCACTTGTCTGTTCATAAAGACCAAACAAGATTGACATCAAAGTACTTTTACCAGCTCCGTTTTCACCGATTAATGCGTGTATTGTTCCTTTTTTAACTGCAAAAGAAACACTGTCATTAGCGGTAATTCCGGGGAATTTTTTAGTTACGTTAATGAATTCAACAGCATTCATTATTTATTTTCAATTTTTAAAGCGGCATTTAATGCATCGATACGTTCTTGAATGTTTATAATATCGTCACCATCTTGAGTAACTTTTGAAGAATGTAATCATGCTTTTGTTTCTTCATCTAGAGTTTTATATAGCTTTTCAGCTTCATCTAGAGCTTGTTGAGCAAGAATTTGTTTGTCACCTTCGATGTGAGTTTTTGAAACTCCAACTCATCCTCTATCATAACCATGGCTCATGATTGAGTCTTTTTTATCGATTTCTAGTCCTTCAACATCTTTACCTAATGCAAGTGCTGAAACAGCATCATAGGTTGATTGTCCAATGTTTTTAACAATTGATGTAAAGTATGTGTTTTGTTCACTTGAAGCACTTAATGCTTGGTCAACGTCTACACCAATAATGTATTTATTTTTTCCTTTAAATTTAGTGTGTTTTGTAACTTGGAATGTTGTTTGACCAGCAACAGCCATAACAATTTTAGGGTCTGTTGCTAACATGGCATCAACAGCTTTTGTATTTGTTTCATTTTGGTCGAATTCAGCACCTAAATTTACTGAATTAGTTGTAGAGTGAATTTTGGTTGAGTCATCTTTTTGTTGGTTATTTCAGTATAGAATACCTTTCATGAAACCTTCGTTAAAATCAGTAACTCCAGGGAAAGCACCACCACCTAAAGTAGCGAATGATCTATCTTTAAATTCTTTTTCTGTTGATAGGAATTTTGCAGCAGCATATCCAGCAACGAAAGCAGCCTCTTTAGTTTTGAAATCTTGGAATACTGCGTGTCCTGCTAGGTCTTTAACATCAGATAAAGATGTATAGTCAGCACCGATTAAAACGATTCCTAATTCTTTGAACTTCTTAGCATTTTCTGGTTTTTGCAAGAATGCCGAAACGTTTGTTTGGTGTAAGAAACCAGGAAGTAGTCATACTTTGTATTTACTATCTAAAGCTTCTCTATATGCTTGTTCATATTTTCCTTCTTTAACTTCAAGAACAGCGTAGTTATCAGCACTAACTCCGTTTTGAATGTCAGCGAAAGTTAATAGACCTTCTCAAGCCGATTGGTTAAATGATTTATCGTTGATGTCTCCACCATCGTTAATCATCACGATGCTTTTCATTTTTTGTCCTTTTGTGATACCAAATTCTTTATTTAAAGTAATTTTTGTAACAGGGACTGTTGGTCTTTTAGGGTGAGTGAATTCAGTGTGTTTTACTGCAACACCGTTAATTTCTCCACCTTTATCATTGCTACATGCTGCAGCAACCATAGGAAGTGTACCAAGCGCCGATACAGCTCCTAGTCCTAAAAGTAATTTATTTTTCATATTTTTTGCCTCCTAAATATGCGAAGCGAGTTTATTTCTAAACCGCTTGAATAAACTTTTTGTGTTTATCTGTCTATATTATATATATTTATATATTGATATTCTTTTTCCAGAAACTTTACCACATTTGAATATGGTAAAATTTCCAGTTTTAGCAAAAAGTTAATTTTTGTGTATTATAAGACTTAAAATTTTGATTAATACATTTATTTCAAAGTTTGAGAAAAGATAAAAATGTGGAAATTTTTATAATTTTTACGATTTTTTTCAACAAATATATAAAAAAACTCAGCAACGCTGAGTTAAATAATTATTTACCGTTTCTTGAAATTTCAACTAGGTTTGAAAATACTTTAGGTTCGTTAATAGCTAATTCTGAAAGCATTTTTCTGTTAATTGTGATGTTTGCTTTTTTAAGTCCGTTAATGAATTGTGAATATGTAACTCCTTCTGCTCTAGTAGCAGCATTGATACGGGCTATTCATAATTTTCTAAAGTTACGTTTAACTTGTTTACGGTCTCTAAATGCGTATGTTCATGATTTAACAACTGCTTGTTTAGCAACTTTATAACCTATTGATTTGTGTCCAAAATATCCTTTAGCTAGTTTTAGTCATTTTTTTCTTCTAGCTCTAGTAACTGTTCCGCCTTTAACTCTCATAGTTTCCTCTTTCTATATTGTTGAATGTAAGGTTAATTAAAATAACCCTTTGAATCTTTTGATGTCAGATGCGTGCATTTGAACAGATTTACGTGCTTGACGTTTTTGTTTTGTGGTTTTATTTTGGGCTAGGTGTGAACGGTAAGCTTGTTCTCTTAAAACTTTTCCTGTACCTGTAATTTTGATACGTTTTTTAAGAGCACTTTTTGTCTTCATTTTAGGCATAATTACTCCTTAAATTAATCAAAATTATTCTTCATCGTCGAATTCTTCGTCGTCAGAATCATCATTTTGATCTTGTGTAGTGTTCTTATCTACTATATTATTCTCTTTCTTATATTTAGCAACTTTAACTTTATTTGGTTGTAGGTATAGATCAAGAAATCTATTATTCACTAACGTCGCCTCTTTGGTAATTTCAGCAATGTCCTCCAATAATTGGAAGAATCTATTCATTGTGTCATAACCTAATTCAGGACGAGCCATTTCACGTCCACGATATTTTAAACTAACCTTTAGACGGTCACCATCTAGCAAGAATTCTCTCGCTTTACGAGCTTTCACTTGTAAATCGTGGTCTCCAATCATAACTGTTAATCTGATTTGACGATTTTGAATAATTGTTTGTTTTTCCTTAGCAGCTTTTTGCTTTTTCTTTCTTTCATATTTGAATTTTCCATAATCCAATATTCTAGCAATAGGTTTTGGCTCAACGCTTATTAGCACTAAGTCCATTCCGTATTCACGAGCAATCTCGATAGCTTCTCGTGTAGGTTTAACCCCTATCTTATCCCCTTCAGGCCCGATTAAAAAGACTTTTGAAAAAGGGATGTTTGAATTTATCATGTGTTCAGCTGCAGGTTTTTTGTTTCTGGTATTTGTTGGTTGAATATTAACTCCTTTATAATAGATAATTTTTAAAATTAAAATAAAAGTGGTATCTCCACTTTCTAAACTACATCTTAAAAAAGATTTTAATTGTAGCTAGAAACCCAAGGCTATGGCCATCAGGTGAGATGTAATCTACTTTCTGCAATTAAATATTGCTTAATCATTTTACCATAAACTTGTTAATTAATAATTAAATTAAATTTATTCTCCGTTTTATCCATATTCTGTTTATTTGCTGTATTAAAAGTAAAATAAAACGGCACAAAGGCCATTCAAATAATTAATTTCTTCTTTTAAAGAACGAATTCTACATTAATAATTGCTTTTTGTTCGTTTGCTTGATAACTAAATTCTTCTTTATGTTCGTCGAGATATTTAATGACAGCATTTCACATGTTTTGATCATCTAAGTTCATGATTACATCGGCACCATTTTCGCCTTGTTCTCAAATATCATCTAGTTCTCTTTCTAAACGAGTAATTGCTTTTTTGGTATTTGTTTCGTCGTGCAATAAGATTTCCATAATGTTCCTCCAAGTATTTTTAATTTTAAACTTATTTTCATTTTTTACATAATATTCAGGCGATTATTCTTTTGATTCTACTGGAAGTGTATCGTTTCGAAACGCACGCATCAACAAATTCATCGTAGGTTTCCAAATGAGAATGTTTAAGTAATAAATTTTCAATTCCTTCGCTAATTAATTTAATTTTTCTCAATTTATTTATAGGTGTTTTAGTTAAAATACTGATAAATTTTTTATAGTCTTTCTCAATAAAACGAGGACGAGATATTTTCATTGGTGAGTAGTTAGAAATATCTTCGTTATTTTTTAATTTAGTTCGTAAAAGCGATGCTGAAGCAAAGTTTTGATTTGGCAGTTGCGAATGAAAGGGGATATTTCGTTCGATTGTAAAAATTTCAATATTGTAATTATTGTTTACTATTGATTTAACATATTCAAAACCTAAGATATCATTTGGCATAGCAAAATTTTCACCAGTTAAATCTTTTAAAGCCGAAGCGAAAGCTTTTGGGTAAGCCAGTTTTTCTTTCTTGATATAGTGTCTAATAACATGATTGAATTCATCAAGGTTATTTTTTAAAAAATTAGCTAATCTAACCATGCGATCTGGATTGTTTGTTTCCGAACCAAAGACAATTTTGCTGACGCCAGCTCTATGAAGTTTTGCTATTGCGTTCTGGGCAAAGATATGTGCAGCTTGAACAGTTTCTTCAAAAGTTAATTTAAGAACTTTATTAACGCCATATTTTTTGGCAATTTTTTTTCTGTTGTTAAAACTAGTGATAGTATATTCACCTCGTTGCGAAAATTTATCACTCATGACAACGATTATTTTTTCGTTTGGGAAATTCTGTTTTATTCAGTTAATTTGTCTAATATGTCCGTTATGAAAAGGATTATATTCCGCCACGATTCCTATTGCCATTGTTGTCTCCTATCAGAAATATAAGTTAATTGACCAACATCAAGAAATTTATATATTTTGTTATTATTATAAAAAAATTAATTATAATAATTACGAAATTATGCCCAAGTGGTGGAATGGTAGACACCGTAGACTCAAAATCTACTGGAGAAATCCGTGCAGGTTCAAGTCCTGTCTTGGGTACCATATCAGTTTATGACCAAATTTGCAACTAACTTGTTGCATTTTTTATTCCTTTTGTCAATTTGTTAATTAAAAACCGAAATTATTATCGGTTAAAATTAAAGTTGTTTCTTTCGTTTAACTATCATTCTTCAAATTGCTACAGTTAATAAAGCTAGTGGCAGTAATATTGTTAAAAACACAATTACTAAATAAGCTCTCATTCATAACTTGTTACGGTCACGACGAGAATTTTCTATTTGTTCATGGATATCAACACTTCTTTCACCTAAAAAATCACTTAAATCTGCTAAACGTTTCTTATCAATCAATCTCATTGCGACATAAAAACCGATTAATAATGCCATTACAATTGTACTTATTAGACAAAATAGAGGTGTATTTCCAAATCCGTTATCAAGAATTTCTTTTCAATTTAGTTTTAATTTGAAGGTTGGTTCATAGTTAATTTCCGTCATACCTTTTGAATAAATTCCATACACAATGGCAGTAATTAAACCTAAGTAAGTTAGCACGAATATCAAACATCATGTTAAGTCTACACCTTTAAGCACTATTCGACGGTAGGCTAAATGGAAAGTATTCGAGCTTGTCTTGTCTCCTAGTTCTAATGCTTCGCGATAACGTTTAACGGTATTTGATCATTGAATGTTTTCTATCAGATTTTTAATACCAAGAGCTAAGAATATTGCTGCCGTAACTCCAAATGCAATTAGATAACCCCAGTAGCTTTCAACAAAAGGCCCTACTTTTAAATACGCTAACACAAAAAATATAATTGCGGCAGTCATGATTGTAAAACAAATTGTCATATTTATTGTTTTGATATTTTTTTCTGTTCTTATAACCCTGAATGGTCTAGGAGAGATTTGGTTTTTAGGATCTCTTACAATTTTTCCTTCCAGATTTTGGTCATTGCTTGATTTAACAATTTCAATTGTGGATGTATCATTTATTGGTTTTCACTTCATATTTTGTTACCTTTCAGTTCTTACTTATTATATATTCTTTATTAAGATTACAAACTTGTTCCATAAAATGTGGAAATTTCTACTTTTTGGATAGTTTTTGAGGTAATTTGAGCTAAAAAAGTAAAAAAAATTTTTTCGATCTCGCTTTTTAGTGTTTATAATTATTCCGTTATGTTAAAAACAAATTTATTCACTCGTATTAAAAATATTAATGGAATGGCGTCTTGAGCTATTTCGATTTTGAATTAATACCTGTGAAATGAATTTAAAATAAAAATTTATGTAAAAGCAGGTAAAGACACCTGCTTTTTTGAAAAAACTATAGAGGAGCTTCCTACATTAGTAAATAGTTGAGCAGGCGTGCAACGAAACTATTGAAAGGGTAAGGATGCCGAATTGATTATCTGGGCACAGAAATCGATGGCAACAATGCATAACAGTTTGTTGTTCTTTGGAAAATTCCATTGGAGCTATAGTCTACATCTTAATAAATATATTTTATTATTTTGTAAGACTAGGGCTAGAGTCTTACAAAATTTTTATTTTTCAGACGGCAAGTCAAATAACATAACGAATACAATAAGAAAAAAACACAATTAAACATTTTTCGCGAAAGGAAAAATATGAAATTAAAAACAAAATTACTTCTCGCACCCCTGACGTTATCATCGTCACTACCATTAGTGGCGCTAGCTGCGTCATGTTCACAGACGGATAATCAATATGTCGTGGCGAGAGCAACAAGAACAGCAATTAATTCAGTTTATTCTGAATCGGCTTACCATACTGATAGATCTAACTCATATGGTGGTTGACAAAATCGTAACGAAGAAAACATAGCAGCATTATTAATTAGAAAAACAACAAAAAATGATGCAGTTATTAATAATTTGGGCAATGATAAGTATGAAATTGTCAGCCCTTCTGTATGAGGTTACAAATTAGAACTTGCAGGTAAATTTATAGTTACTGATAATAATGGTGCCAAAAAAGAATTTGACAAAGATGATTTCGATGTTAATATCAAACCAGAAAACGGCAAAACCTACAACTATGCAATCTACCAAGGATTTTCAAAAAACCCTAAATCAATTAACTCAAAAGAATTTTTCAATGCTTTAAAAACTGCTAAAAAAGTTCAGATTGAAGTTAAAAAAGGTGTTAAATGAGTTGATAAAAAAGGTGAAGAAACTAAATATGAAGTTGTTGCAAAAGACTTTTACGTTTCATACTTAAGAACCTATTCATTAGGTGTCAATGAAAGAGTTAAATTTGCAGCTGAAAGTAATGTAGAACAAGAAAAAATTACTAAATTAGATGCTGCAACGAATAAAATTTTAGTACCTAACTCAAGCTATTTCACAAATAAAGTTCGTTATCCAAATGAATACTTATACGAACTATTCGGTGTTGAATCAACAGATTTACTTGATGAAAATAAATTCCTTGAAGATGATAAAGTTACTTTTAACAAGAAATCAACTGAAGAAACAGCTGAATTTGCTGATTTAATTGATAACTTAGCTTCTTCACAAGAATTTGTCGCAGCTCCTAGTCAATATATTGCTGAAGTTAACAAATCTGGTAACTTACCAAACATTACATCAAAATCTACTGAAGCCAAATTTGAGTCTGAATTAGTTAAATCGCTTCCAAAAGACAATAAATTAGCTATCGCTGGAGTTTATTGATATGGAATTGACCCAGAATACACATTGTATGCAGGTCCATACATTTATGAAGGTTATTCAAAATCTACATCTGAAGAAAAATATGTAATGAATACTAAATATGCAGATCAAGATTGAGTAAAAAGTGATTCATCTGTTAAAACTATTATCCAAAGATATCAAGGTAGCGGTGATGCTGAACAATTTAAACAAGCATTATGAAATGACTTCAAAAAAGGTCGTTTAACTAGATTACCATATGCTTTAATTCCAACTGCCAACACAACAGATGTTGCAAAATATCCTGAAAAATATGGTGTTAAATACTCTCAAACTTTAAATAAAAGTCAAATTGGTGCTGAACAATTCTGAAATATGTTGCCACATATCTCAGTACCTGAAACAAGTCCAACACGCAAAGCTGATGATGGCAAGCCAGCTCCTTTCGATGTAAATAATGAAGAAGATTTAAATGAATATCTAAAAAATGTTACATTTAATGATGCTTTTTCTAAAATTTTATATGGTGTAGACAGAAAAGAGTTAATTAAAGGAACTGTAAAAGGTGAAGAAAAACTTATGAATTTATTCGCCGGACGTGGTCTAATCTTTAGAAGCTTAATCTCTTCAGCATTTAACTTTGAAGGTATTTCTCAAAAAATAAATTCTCATAAACAAAAAATGAATATTTCAGGTTTTGCGCTAGATGCAAAAATCGGAGGTAATGATGTTGAGGGACATGAACAAGAAAATAATCTACGTGTACATTACAATGACATTAATAAATTATCATTCATTAGTACTGATTACAAATTAAGCAAACCTGTTGAATATCAAGAATTCTTTATTGCGCAAAATGATGCTTCTTCTGAATTGTCAGCCTTTAAATCGCCAAACTTTGAAGAAGTTAAAAGGGAAATGAAAAAATTGCTTGATGAAGCCGGAATCAAAGCAAATGAAAAAGTTTCATGAACACAAGCTTTTAGATGAGTTAACTTTAACCCAGTATTATTTGAACAAGTTTACAAATTAATGCCTCAAATAATTAATGATCTTGACCCTCGTTTAGACTTTAAATCAGTTAAATTTAATGCCGAAAATGAATTGTCTCAATTCTGAGGTCATCACATTTATGGTTGAAGTCCTTATACTATTGGTGGTTGAGGATATGACACAAACTCAATTGGTTCAGGATTTGATGGAATGGTTAATGTATCTAATGCTGATATTTCATTAATGATTTTAGGTTTACAACCAACTGATGCTAAAGCAAAAGAAACTAAATCGAATTTACAAAAAGCATTACCAGAATTAGTTAAAATGTCAGAAGCACTAGTTAAATTTATTAAAGAAGAAAAAGAAGCGGGAAGAATCAAAGTGAGATTCAACGTTGAAGACCTTGCTCAACTATCAACTGAAGAGTTAACTACATTGCGTGACGAATGAACACAATGTTCAATTGAAAACGGAAAATTAAAGATAGTTAATGACAAACAAATCTTTACTGAAAGAGGAGCTATTACAGCCAAATTCTTTAACAAATACGTAAAAACCTTAACCAACGCACAAAACATTAAATTATTAAATGAATTTACTGTATATCTAGGCGTTCCAGTTGAAAGAAGATTCACCTCTGTAGCTGGTTTTGTTCCTTCGTTATCAAATAAAAATTACATTATTCCATTTACTGCAGCTGAAGCAGAATGAGCAATGGATACAAAAGTAGTTAATGAGAAAACAAAAAATAATAAATAAATAAAACAATGTTTAAATATATATTTAAAAGAATGGCGCTCGCCATTCTTACATTGTTTATTATTCTAATTTTCTCATACACACTAATTGTAATTTTCATTAAAAACCCTTATGAAATTAAATTAATTAATGAAACAGATAACTTGCTTAGACAACAATATGAAGCAAAATCTCAAGCTTTTAAAGCTATCCCTGTTTTTACTAAAATAGCAACATATTTCAGTAAATTTTTCTCGGGCGATTTTGGTGAAATTTATATCCCACAGCAAGGTTATGATAATATTCCAGAGTTGTTCTTTGGACCATTAGGTTGATCAATTTTAATTTCATTGCCTTCGTTTATAATCTCGGCATCATTAGGAATTCTAATTGGTGTTTTAGCAGGATATAAACGTGGCACATGAATCGATAACTTAATAAACGCTTTTGTATTCGTGTTTATTGCCGTACCAAGTTTTATTTTAGCCCCGATGTTTTTAAACGTTTTCCAAAAACTTGGATTTGATATTAGATTCATTTCACCATTCGAAATTGGTGATGGTTGGTCTGCAACTATTAAATCAGTAATTCCAGCCATAACAGTAGTTAGTCTTGGTTCATTAGCTGGCTACACATTATACTCACGTAATCAAGTTGTCACAGTGTTGACTTCTAATTATGTATTAATCGCCAAAACTAAAGGATTAAGTGGCGGAGCTATTTTTAGAAAATATGTTTTAAGAAATATCTCAATTCCTTTAGCAACAATCATCATTCCTTCGTACTTAATTCTATTATCCGGATCTATTGTTGTTGAAAAATTCTGATTTATACCAGGTTCAGCAACTATTATTGCAAACTCATTCCCTGCGGGAGAAATCAATATTGTAATGTTTAATATTTTCTTCTTCACCACATTAGGATTATTCACACAAGTTATTGTAGATATTTCTTACCCACTTATCGATCCAAGAATTAAATATGAAGCAAGTAGCGGTATTAATTTATTCAATATTATATCTGCTGCTAAAAAACGTAAATTAGAGTATCAAGCGATGCTTAATAACCAAAACAATGTAACAATTAATAAAGAAGGAGGTGAGTAATATGAGTTTATCCGCAACTGAATTTAATAAAAAATACGGAATTAGTGCTGAACTTCAAGAAAAAATCAAAATTTCTAAAGACGATAAAATCAGTAATAATATTGCTGGTAAACCTAAAATCTTACTAGTTGAAATACTAAAAAGATTTTTTACAAACCCTGCCGTATTAATTGCTTTTATAGTCTTTGTCGCAATTATTTTAATTTCAATAATTGTTTCAGTTACTTCGGATTATCCTGGTGTTCAGAGAATTGATGCTGGCTGATCTTCAGAAGATAAAATTAGAAATATTGAATCATTACCTCCGATGTTCAATCGTATAAAAGAGACAGGTGATCAAACTATTATAAACAACCTTGAAACTTGAAAAAACAATGATTTATATAGCCCTTACTTTACAAACTATGTTAATTTCACCAAAACAAGCCCATCTACACTTACTTATGACCCATACAATTATTATGAAG
This genomic interval from Mycoplasma miroungigenitalium contains the following:
- the rpmI gene encoding 50S ribosomal protein L35 is translated as MPKMKTKSALKKRIKITGTGKVLREQAYRSHLAQNKTTKQKRQARKSVQMHASDIKRFKGLF
- the rplT gene encoding 50S ribosomal protein L20, which produces MRVKGGTVTRARRKKWLKLAKGYFGHKSIGYKVAKQAVVKSWTYAFRDRKQVKRNFRKLWIARINAATRAEGVTYSQFINGLKKANITINRKMLSELAINEPKVFSNLVEISRNGK
- a CDS encoding BMP family ABC transporter substrate-binding protein yields the protein MKNKLLLGLGAVSALGTLPMVAAACSNDKGGEINGVAVKHTEFTHPKRPTVPVTKITLNKEFGITKGQKMKSIVMINDGGDINDKSFNQSAWEGLLTFADIQNGVSADNYAVLEVKEGKYEQAYREALDSKYKVWLLPGFLHQTNVSAFLQKPENAKKFKELGIVLIGADYTSLSDVKDLAGHAVFQDFKTKEAAFVAGYAAAKFLSTEKEFKDRSFATLGGGAFPGVTDFNEGFMKGILYWNNQQKDDSTKIHSTTNSVNLGAEFDQNETNTKAVDAMLATDPKIVMAVAGQTTFQVTKHTKFKGKNKYIIGVDVDQALSASSEQNTYFTSIVKNIGQSTYDAVSALALGKDVEGLEIDKKDSIMSHGYDRGWVGVSKTHIEGDKQILAQQALDEAEKLYKTLDEETKAWLHSSKVTQDGDDIINIQERIDALNAALKIENK
- a CDS encoding ABC transporter permease subunit, giving the protein MTKHKNIMIETFNKISEKISSFVKMDKTKSTGRKVASSLWALFFGIVLSLVYIFLKTSLLEHRIINPFAIFTNVVDSLKSPSNKEVILNYLLIFGFSSLACAISFKAGLFNIGIPGQMMITGATSFGIFIKLGYTSYTSIPVWLLLLALVFSMIFAFIAGLIAGVLKAYLNVHEVISTIMINWIIVGIAMVCFQQKSANVIWPEFSLNQISYYFNDVNTGTNPGIVGISQEVKKAFSIAGLIILLVLVIAVAFVFSFTSLGYKIRMQGISKSNGKYMGVNDKKLTMLVLAFSAMIAGVAGFFNYVLGLSARFDSVTQPLNLGFECIAISLLALNSPIGIVFTSLFYTALYTANYKLQKAPLYLKPDDVQVITSMILYLAATAIMFTQFKPIVYFRGKFALLSDPRYKAYSKLKRYNIAIAKLNAKNKTQNHNARYTVSTKNANKTIAKLNLINQKYLKDIAKLESKIVIAKFELQKAQKLNDLINQKHAEKMANYSQLNSAILDAQNVYYNKLEDLNNPELNYSKDEIKLQVSGAKVALKEQIKSLKAQYVSPNCNSELKQLRNENKTLVAEFTKNENEALNQRLSSIKADEINWEIDEVSNKNKVSLLNSEFVKLQDKYLADAMNYKNTDEQTLVHFEQINLKKYELINQMKELGKTGKFAISQQRTADLKSINAEYAPIFVDIIDRRLRMALETLKKKEVQDGLNA
- a CDS encoding ABC transporter ATP-binding protein, encoding MNAVEFINVTKKFPGITANDSVSFAVKKGTIHALIGENGAGKSTLMSILFGLYEQTSGEILINGNKVLFSGPNDANEMGIGMVHQHFKLVDVYTNLDNIILGEEWTKNAGVLNRDIAIKKIKALQNTYKLHFDLFQKSGDATVSTQQKVEIMKMLYRGNDILVFDEPTAVLTDEEIQGLLHSFEIFKKAGKTIIFISHKLKEIEQVADTATVLRLGKVAGNFVLKDTTMDQIIRAMVGSDVVEVKNDIPSEKKEVVFSLKNITTTKLNKNLKNISFDVHAGEIFAIAGVAGNGQEELEYICGGVEQPHKGSVHLKIFNHSTNEYEFKDITKSGAWDRSRQHVAYIPADRHHHGVILDFTIQENSVIRRLWDKEFVKGGVFKTKAIKEFTNEIIEKYDVRSSQGAKSIARSLSGGNQQKFIVGREMMFEHDFIIIVQPTRGMDIGAITNIHTQILNEKAKGKAILLISYELDEVLALADTIAVINEGKILSINDAKTSSREEIGKYMSSSTQNEQDSWFNPNDIEDSKDSYITYLNKKYAKLIEKALLDKTSIKSSLYIAQHSKDVDKETLVELKNNYKLASDNHKAIIQQRKQELSEAKSSFDQIYKDFKNRKEGAVNDKTQKHYDWNIQQD